The DNA sequence AGTACGTTAATCAACTGGTTAATTCTCTCATGTTTACTGAATCAATGTACAAATCTTGGCAGGTTATCCACGATAAATTTGGTATCATAGAGGGTCTTATGACCACTGTCCATTCTATTACtggtgagtgtgtgtgtgtgtgtgtataaacacacacaaaacTCCAGTATACTTGTTTGATTTGATGTAAGCTAGACTGTAATGAATCATTGGTTGAAGGTTCTTTCGATGTGATGTAGCTACTCAAAAGACTGTTGATAGTCCACTAATGAAAGACTGGAGAGGTGGTAGAGCTGCTGGCCATAACATCATTCCCACTAGTACTGGAGCTGCTGAGGTATATATTGGATTCCTTGCATTGGTAGATGTAATATGTCTGTACAGTACTTTTTATACTTCTCTAACGCTGTTTAATAGATTTGGGAAATATTCAGAATCTGTGCTGGTTTGATTTATAGGGTGTTGGTAAAGTGCTGCCGGCACTAAATGGGAAGTTGACAGGAATGGCCTTCAGGGTTCCCACAGTTGATGTTTCCGTGGTTGACCTCACAGTGAGACTTGAGAAGAAGGCTACTTATGATGAGATTAAAAATGCTATCAAGTAAGGATCAGGGCATTCACTATGATTTCTTTCTTTATATGGAATTTAAAACAAACTAAACTACTAAACAGTTGATTGGTTTTATATTTTTGGTGCATCTATATGCCTATTTTTCAGTTTAATGATTTAACTTACCTGTCTTTCAAGATCTGCTCACCTCTCCTTATCTGAGTTTCGTTTTGGTTGTGAATTTCAGGGAAGAATCTGAGGGTAACCTAAAGGGAATCCTCGGATATATGGACGATGATTTAGTGTCCACTGACTTTGTGGATAACCACAGGTGAGAATGTTAATGATGATTGCTGACTCTTGCCTGTTTCCTCTGTAAAACCTGCAGCACTTGGCTATGTGTCTGCCCTATTCTTtactttggttaattgatttaggCTCTGAGGGAGTGCATACATGTTATGCTGCAGGTCAAGCATTTTCGATGCCAAGGCTGGAATTGCTTTGAATGACAACTTTGTGAAGCTTGTCGCGTGGTATGACAATGAATGGGGTTACAGGTAATACCACCATTTCATTAGCATAATGTAGATTTTTTTTGACATCACAGTTTTCTGATAAACACGGTTTATTGCAGCTCACGAGTCATCGACTTGATCTGTCACATGGCCACAGTTACATGAACAATGTCAATTCCTTAATCACAACTGCAGCTAGGTTTCGACCATggttaaaactgattctttGGAATTTATAGTTCAGCTGACTCCAGAGCGTTAGAGATTTTGTTTGGGATACTATCTAAATTGAGATGCCTACAGTACCATTCTTCTGTTGTTAATCCAAGATAGAATGAAACACTTGCAAGGTAGCATTTCTTGGATTACTTGCCTACAGTCATGAATTTCTTACATCATCGTAATAGACCCTTTACACTTCATGTAGCCTGCACCTAAAAATTGTGAGCAAAAACGAGGGAGagattttggtttggtttggtttgtttTAGGATTGCATGTCCTTCTCCACAAAATCACAGATGAATAGTAATGAGAGACTGAGGGAGATGAATACACATGAAAGCTGCCGAAATACTAAGACAGTGTGAGGCGGTGTCTCATCACATTTGTCGTTGTTGTCTCAGGAGAGTCCAAGTTTGAAAACTAGAAAATGAATACAAATAACCAGTCGGAATATAGGTATTCCAAGAGTTCTGGCACCTTCAAAATATTGTGCAAgggttaaaacttaaaagtacAACCTTACACATAATCAGAACCattaaaagtaaaagaaaaaaagtggaTATTTCATGCAGTTTCCAAGGACCAGATGCAAGCTTTTGATGACCGAGTTTGAGGTGGTATCGTACGTGGAAGCATGTTACGAAGAAGAACAATAAAGTAGCTCATTGTTTAGCTCGTTCTGCATTACGATGTAATGAGAGTTTGTACTGCCATGAGGTTGGCCTCCCTCCTTGGCTTCATGATCTAGTAGAGGAATTATCTATATATGTAATGATGTTCTGGGGACTGAAGCTTGATGCTCTGCTATTCTCAGCTGCTGTAGTACTTGAATCAGTTTAACAAATTCcttcttgaataaaaaaaaaaaggtggaaaAATCTCAACGCCAAAGGTTTCTATCTATCAATTCATAAGACAGTTGAGACATGCATTTTGGGAGTTAATCAATTCATATATATCGTTGCTAAGGAAGACCTTAGAATATCATGTCACCTTTAAAAGAGCATTAATCTGGATATCTTAGACTAATTCGGCGAATCTTGAAAATACAAACTATTTTTGTTTACAAGCTAGTGATGAATAGTCATAAATATCCAAGTGAACCCTGTTCAATTCCTTCTCACTATATGTCCATGACTATAGTTTCATACCAAACTCGTTTTTTCTTGGCAggtaaaagaaaaatgtatgttcattctcaaaaaaaaaaaaatgtatgttgTGTGATATGACTAGTTTAAAGACTTTGGTTGCTAGAATTTAAGAAGTACATGTGACATGTCTTTGTTATCCATGCAATTCACTACAGATAATATGTAATGACAATTTGCTCAAGTTTGGATTATTTCATTAAGGTATTGGAAGATGCTAAAAAACGGGTAAGAATTTCTTTTGAAATTAAATTAGAGACACCGTGACCTATTAATTAGCATTAATTTGGATATCTTAGACTAATTCGGCGAATGTTGAAAATGCAAAATATAATTTCTCCTTCATAGTCACTGTTTACCAATTCATCTTTGTTCGAAGGGAACGGCGTCCATGCCACCTCAATAGAGTATACGGTAAGTGATAGTGCACAGCCCATTTCGTTTGCCTAAGGTGTCGTCCATGGTGGTCTTTACTTATACATAAATACAACTCACAGTCTTTCATTCTTCCTCTTTCGTAATCACAaagcatttttcaatttcactcttTTTGCCTTTTACATATATAGCAGCATTCCTCATGGCCAAGATCAAGATTGCCATAAATGgtattgaatgttatatttctTCATTGTGGTTGAGCTATTTGCATTACATCAATTGTCTTGATCTGATGTTATGTGGTGAAGGATTTGGAAGAATCGGCCGCTTGGTGACAAGGGTTGCTCTACAAAGAGATGATATCGAAATAGTTGGTATAAATGATCCAAACATCGATGCCAAGTATATGGTATGCACACAATTTTGgatttgcttgagtttttgcAGAAATATGATATGTTTGTAGGCGGGCCTAAGTTTTGTATCCTTAGACAAAGTAACATTGTTAGATGAGTAAGCTTAGTGTATTATGAAGTTAGGCGGTTTAACTACTCAGGTAGCGTTATGTAAATGTATGCATGTCTTTGTGCATGAGATTTGATTTCTCATCGGCTTTTCGGTTATATGAGGATTGTGTACGTATCTATACACCATGCAGATCTACATGTTTAAGTACGATAGTGTTCACGGTAGGTGGAAGCACCAACATGAACTTTCGCTTAAGGACGAGAAGACCATTCTCTTTGGTGACCACCCAGTTAGAATTTTTGATAGCAGGTATACCGCCTTAATTACCAATTAGAACCTAATTCGATACTATGTTTACTTTGTTCGCTAGAGTACCGAAATACCAAGTTTCCTGTACGTTTGATTAACTAGGGATCCCGCGTACATCCCATGGCAAGAGGTCGATGCTGAATTTGTGGTTGAGGCCTCTGGAAATATGACGGATCATGCCAGAGCTGCTCTCCATATGCAGGTGAACTTTGATATTAATCAATGGTTATGATCTCGTGTTTACTATATAATAACATACATGTATAGTTAAATACTTAAATACTTTGTTTATGTATACATACAGTATGGTGCAAGGAAGGTTGTAATTACAGCTCCAAGTAGCGATGCTCCTATGTTCGTTGTAGGTGTAAATGAGAAGGAGTACACTCCAGATCTTAAAGTTGTTTCTAATGCAAGCTGTGCTATCAACTGTCTTGCTCCATTGGCAAAGGTATCAACTTGATTTCATATTAGTTACTTGATTAATTAACTGGTTAACTAATTATGATTACATATATTGACAGGTTATCCATGAGAAATTCGGAATTGTGGAGGGTCTAATGACTACGGTCCACTCTATTACTGGTCAGTATGTATGTAAAATGTATTCATATCAGTTGCGAGCTTAGCCTTAAGCCTTTTATTGTTCTTGTTGGAGACTGTAGAATCCCACATTGTGAAATCTGAGGCTTGCATAGATTAATGTATATGTACTCATTTCAGCAAAAAGTAAGCTAGCCCTGTAATGGGATTGTTGGttgacttatttttttgatgcaATGCAGCTTTTCAAAAAGCCGTCGATGCACCATGTCAGAAAGACTGGAGAGTCGGTAGAGCTGCTGGGCGCAACATCATTCCTAGCTCCAATACTGCTAGGAATGATGTCAAGCTAGCCCTTTCTGTACGTGCTACTTGTCTAATTTTGtttcatcaatttttatttttgaaatagTTCATCAAATTTTTAGAAATGTTGAGAATTAGAGCTGATTTGATTTTTGCAGGGTGTTGGTAAAGTGCTGCCGGCACTGGAAGGGAAGCTGACAGGAATGGCCTTCTGCATTCCCACTGTTGATGTTTCTGTGGTTGACCTCACTGTGAGACTTGAGAAGCAGGCTACTTATGATGAGATCAAAAATGCTATCAAGTAAGGATTAGGAAGGAAGGTTCACTATGATTTCTTGGGTTACTTGGTTGCATCTATAGGCCAGATTATTCTGTTTGATGATATAACCTACTCATCTTTGATGATCTGCTCATCTAAATTTTAGTTCTGTTGCAAATTGCAGGACAGAATCTGAGGGTAGCCTGAAAGGAATCCTTGGATACACTGATGATGATGTGGTTTCCACCGACTTTTTAGGTGACAATAGGTGAGGATATTCATGGAACATGTATATGGTACACAAATATTCGGAAATATATAATGTAATGCGCTGCCACTGTAGATTGGATTTTCAGTAGTTTATGGTTGTGTGCCTTTCTTTTCGACCTTTTTCATAGCAAATGCAGGAGCTATTTCTCAATGAGTGCACCATATGTTATGTTGCAGGTCGAGCATTTTCGATGCCAAGGCTGGAATTGCTTTGAATGACAACTTTGTCAAGCTTGTCTCTTGGTATGATAACGAATGGGCTTATAGGTAATTATCTCAATATCTTCATTATGCAATCTGGGTTTCTTTAACATCATTGTGGGATACTAATGTAATACACTTTGCAGCTCACGAGTTATCGACTTGATCTGTCACATGGCCTCTGTTAGCCAAGATGAAAGTTCAGAGGCAAATTCTTGACAATTGTTCACCGAAATTTTCTGAACTGAGGATGTTATCTACCATTTCTTTGACAGAAAGTAAAAATAGCACCAATGCTTATGCAATTTTAGGTTTGACATGGGGTTGAGATTTATTGTGTCAACAAACAAAAGAGCTCCAATATTTCTAACCAAAGTATCAACAAACAAGCAGTAAGTTTAGCCATTTAAACCATATCCAGACGCTTTCCTAAAACCATTAGTCTTTTTAACATTATGAAGGTTCTGACTATTTCCAAGCAAAAACAGAAAGCTTCTTGAAATATCCCCTTCTTCAGGCTATTTATGATCCGATCATGCTTGTGCTGCTTCTTGAGACCCTGCAAAATTTTAAACAATACATATTAAATTCCAAAATGAACTAAATCAAGTCCACCGAGTTCAGCAAGGATAAAGAACAATTATATCCACCAATTTCTTATTAGATAGTGTCAATGCATAACATAAACAGAAAATACAGTATGAAGCAAAGCTTAAACACACAAGTCAGACATCATATTAATTTCTCCAACTTCCTAATAAAGCAAGAATTGTAGTGGTGAATTTCTGGATTTATCAAGCAATATCTAACACTGAGAAAAGAGAGGAGCCAGAAAATATGAGCAACCAAACTAACTTGACTGCATACACTGTACAGTACATCTGCGAAGGGATCAAGGGACTCTAGAAAAGGAACCAATTCTAAATGTACATCCCAATTGATGTCCAACAAAGTTTTGAAAATCTACTACTGAATTAGAAGTTCACGAAAACTATAGACCTGAGCAGGTTGATCTCATAAACTTAACTTCATGGTGTATCATATCCCTTAATATTAACAAAAAACATGGAATACCATCCTTCTGTAACAGCAAGGTAATCAATTTGCGGAGCACTATGAGAAGTAGCAAGCGCATGGCTCTCTGCTCTTCACTCGAGGCTCCACTTTGTTTAACCACCACATATACATGGTTACATTAATGCTTTATTATATCATAAGCAGAAAGTTGtctaaactaaactagaaaTTTGATCACACCCTATTCCGGTCAATCAATTCTCATCAGGATAGGTTTAGTCTACTTCAATGCTTATTATATCATAACTAATCATAATGCTGTTCAAACTAAGCTAGAAAGCAGACATGATTATAGGTTTAGTCTACTTCAATGCTTATTATATCATAACTAATCATAATGCTGTTCAAACTAAGCTAGAAAGCAGACATGTTTATAGGTTTAGTCTACTTCAATGCTCATTATATCATAACTAATCATAATGCTGTTCAAACTAAGCTAGAAAGCAGACGTGATTATAGTTCTCATTACCATTCAGTTATCAATTCGCAACTAAAACCAGATACAGAGTCTACTCAAACATTCCAACACATATGCATAGAATTCAAGTTTCAATTCACACCAAAAACAAGTAAA is a window from the Rosa chinensis cultivar Old Blush chromosome 2, RchiOBHm-V2, whole genome shotgun sequence genome containing:
- the LOC112189840 gene encoding glyceraldehyde-3-phosphate dehydrogenase, cytosolic; translated protein: MAKIKIAINGFGRIGRLVTRVALQRDDIEIVGINDPNIDAKYMIYMFKYDSVHGRWKHQHELSLKDEKTILFGDHPVRIFDSRDPAYIPWQEVDAEFVVEASGNMTDHARAALHMQYGARKVVITAPSSDAPMFVVGVNEKEYTPDLKVVSNASCAINCLAPLAKVIHEKFGIVEGLMTTVHSITAFQKAVDAPCQKDWRVGRAAGRNIIPSSNTARNDVKLALSGVGKVLPALEGKLTGMAFCIPTVDVSVVDLTVRLEKQATYDEIKNAIKTESEGSLKGILGYTDDDVVSTDFLGDNRSSIFDAKAGIALNDNFVKLVSWYDNEWAYSSRVIDLICHMASVSQDESSEANS
- the LOC112189839 gene encoding glyceraldehyde-3-phosphate dehydrogenase, cytosolic, with product MAKIKIGINGFGRIGRLVARVALQRDDIELVAINDPFLTADHMRYMFKYDSVHGQWKHGELKVKDESTLLFGDKPVKVFDSSSLLTLPDEIPWGDSGAEFVVESSGVYTDRERASHHLRTGAKKVIISAPSDDVPMFVVGVNEKDYTPDLNVVSNASCTTNCLAPLAKVIHDKFGIIEGLMTTVHSITATQKTVDSPLMKDWRGGRAAGHNIIPTSTGAAEGVGKVLPALNGKLTGMAFRVPTVDVSVVDLTVRLEKKATYDEIKNAIKEESEGNLKGILGYMDDDLVSTDFVDNHRSSIFDAKAGIALNDNFVKLVAWYDNEWGYSSRVIDLICHMATVT